The proteins below are encoded in one region of Serratia symbiotica:
- a CDS encoding antA/AntB antirepressor family protein, with the protein MTTQLIPVFHGAISNETTLLCNARDLHKFLGIGKVFAAWITARISEYGFIENQDFIIFSESGKNSLGRRRKDYHLTLDTAKELAMVERNDKGRQVRRYFIECEKQLMNQPHSGYSRQNVEPLDNNDIANLRWLIRCVTARFKFQAGWNAAIWHALRQATGTPSPFPFSVEDIPVLTDECRRILTITSQASELICQFEKDVMRKVVRDRNAYEAIACKVQSDFDALQITPRGVQVLRKFEEAALLRLQHRHH; encoded by the coding sequence TGCTCGTGATCTGCATAAATTCCTGGGTATAGGCAAGGTGTTTGCCGCCTGGATCACGGCGCGTATTTCCGAGTATGGTTTCATAGAAAATCAGGACTTCATAATTTTTTCCGAATCTGGAAAAAACTCTTTAGGTCGCCGCCGTAAAGACTACCACCTCACCCTCGACACCGCCAAAGAACTGGCCATGGTCGAACGCAACGATAAAGGCCGTCAGGTGCGCCGCTATTTCATTGAGTGCGAAAAGCAGTTGATGAACCAACCACACAGCGGTTATTCCCGTCAGAATGTCGAACCCCTCGACAACAACGACATCGCCAACCTTAGATGGCTTATCAGGTGTGTGACGGCTCGTTTTAAATTTCAGGCAGGCTGGAACGCAGCCATATGGCATGCCCTGCGTCAGGCCACCGGTACACCTTCACCTTTTCCCTTCTCTGTTGAGGACATCCCTGTTCTCACTGATGAATGCCGGCGCATCCTTACCATCACCAGTCAGGCTAGCGAACTGATATGCCAGTTTGAAAAAGACGTGATGCGCAAGGTTGTGCGTGATCGCAACGCCTACGAAGCCATTGCCTGCAAAGTGCAAAGTGACTTTGACGCACTGCAAATTACCCCGCGCGGCGTTCAGGTACTGAGGAAATTTGAAGAAGCTGCATTGCTTCGCCTCCAGCACCGCCACCATTAA
- a CDS encoding Rha family transcriptional regulator gives MQNLVSERILTMSSREIADLTEKHHRHVLRDIETMLVDLGDDPEGYAHFWTHPQNGQKYREFLLGRDHTICLLTGYSAVHRMRVIQRWQELEQQAISNEHAIPQTYPEALRLAAEFVEETQRLTLVTQEQQAEIKDLKNLFKDGMTPTQFCKMLNGVNTQQVNHWLADRNWLYNESKSGTRWRSTSYARDRYLTEHQSKISVHGGEDFIKYQPVLLQKGAERIYTLYRKGSLPMKVNWDGNYTHQKEISLAS, from the coding sequence ATGCAAAATTTAGTATCTGAACGCATTTTAACCATGTCCAGCCGTGAGATTGCGGATCTGACCGAAAAACATCATCGCCATGTTTTAAGAGATATTGAAACTATGTTGGTTGACCTTGGAGACGACCCGGAAGGGTATGCCCATTTTTGGACACACCCCCAAAACGGGCAGAAATACCGGGAATTCCTACTCGGACGTGACCACACCATCTGTCTACTCACCGGCTACAGTGCCGTTCACCGCATGCGGGTTATCCAGCGCTGGCAAGAACTCGAACAACAGGCAATCTCTAATGAACACGCCATACCGCAAACCTACCCTGAAGCCCTGCGACTTGCCGCTGAGTTCGTAGAAGAAACCCAACGCCTGACCTTGGTCACCCAGGAACAGCAGGCCGAGATTAAAGACCTCAAAAACCTGTTTAAAGACGGCATGACACCTACACAGTTCTGCAAAATGCTCAACGGCGTCAACACCCAGCAGGTTAACCACTGGTTGGCAGATCGCAACTGGCTTTACAACGAAAGCAAGTCAGGCACCCGTTGGCGGTCAACATCCTATGCCCGCGACAGATATCTCACCGAGCACCAGTCCAAAATCAGCGTTCACGGCGGTGAGGACTTCATCAAGTATCAACCCGTGTTGCTACAGAAAGGGGCTGAACGGATCTACACCCTTTACCGCAAAGGGTCATTACCCATGAAAGTTAACTGGGACGGCAATTATACCCATCAAAAAGAAATCAGCCTGGCCTCTTGA